The following are encoded in a window of Bacillus xiapuensis genomic DNA:
- a CDS encoding MFS transporter, with product MKQFQAPRNAVLIIFMISTFAIGMTEYVVTGLLTQFASDLDVPVSTTGLLLSVYAISVAIIGPILRMATIQVPPRPLLIGLMAVFIVSNSLAAMAPSFEVLLLSRLFSAAMHAPFFGLAMSMAYYISSPEKGPRAIAAVQGGLTIAVMLGVPFGSYLGGILDWRYVFWFIVILGFLAFIGLILCTPNIKLGDAPNLKKELRIFTNKSVMLILAVIVFGYSGVFTAYTFIEPILREFAGLEVTGITAAFFCFGLGAVIGNFISGSIRPQLLTKRLILALIILAMTLVAFTFIIRIPPLAFVMSFLFGAGAFGTGPILNAKIILGAKEAPSLSGTIAASVFNLANCIGATLGTILLHSGTSYMWITFIAVGMITLGIVLSVMTNKVEDKSLFSPES from the coding sequence ATGAAGCAGTTTCAAGCACCCAGAAACGCTGTTCTCATTATTTTTATGATCTCGACTTTTGCTATCGGAATGACAGAATATGTTGTCACTGGTCTATTGACTCAGTTTGCATCCGATTTAGATGTACCCGTTTCCACCACCGGCTTATTATTAAGTGTCTATGCCATCAGTGTCGCTATTATTGGCCCCATTTTGCGGATGGCAACAATCCAAGTTCCTCCAAGACCGCTGCTTATCGGCCTAATGGCGGTGTTTATCGTAAGCAATTCGTTGGCGGCAATGGCTCCGAGCTTTGAAGTACTCTTATTATCCAGATTATTCTCAGCAGCTATGCATGCCCCTTTCTTCGGGCTAGCTATGTCTATGGCTTATTATATTTCGTCTCCAGAGAAGGGGCCGCGGGCGATTGCTGCCGTCCAAGGAGGACTGACCATTGCTGTCATGCTTGGGGTTCCCTTTGGCTCCTATTTAGGCGGCATCTTAGACTGGCGCTATGTTTTCTGGTTTATTGTGATCCTTGGATTTCTGGCATTCATCGGCTTAATTCTATGTACACCGAATATAAAGCTTGGGGATGCCCCGAACCTGAAGAAAGAACTGCGCATCTTTACCAATAAAAGTGTCATGCTCATCTTGGCGGTTATTGTGTTCGGATATTCCGGTGTATTCACGGCCTATACATTTATCGAACCCATTCTGCGCGAATTTGCAGGATTGGAAGTTACCGGCATCACCGCAGCATTTTTCTGCTTTGGTCTAGGCGCGGTGATCGGGAACTTTATATCCGGGAGCATACGCCCTCAGCTGTTAACAAAACGATTAATTTTGGCGTTAATCATTTTGGCGATGACGCTTGTTGCCTTTACGTTTATTATTCGAATCCCGCCATTAGCTTTTGTGATGAGCTTTTTATTCGGTGCCGGAGCATTCGGAACCGGCCCAATCCTTAACGCAAAAATTATTCTTGGCGCTAAAGAAGCACCATCCCTGTCCGGAACCATTGCTGCCTCTGTTTTTAATTTAGCTAATTGCATTGGTGCCACATTAGGCACCATCCTGCTGCACAGCGGAACCAGCTATATGTGGATTACCTTTATTGCAGTCGGGATGATCACGCTAGGCATCGTGCTTTCTGTTATGACCAATAAAGTGGAGGATAAGTCTCTCTTTTCACCAGAATCTTAA
- a CDS encoding zinc-binding metallopeptidase family protein, with protein sequence MPNETDFTAFKGAGMYGLNFAFFEDFQHHGENMLYLVQHLGSLNLVEKDDGHHVYFNIFGNKMITFSEAFVKPLMIFTTVCWLCTFVVGYKRKHLTITGTAAGCLLCFIPLLLRYGLGDLSKTVIPNIFTENKRMNQQIGTIPRLFFIVYSMIAWIYQWLVQENNPYNLTMGAWISWVILLIIASFQHPGSSYIFAWPLLLGLLGLNALMFINDAVSWKSCFITMVPAASVILITGPVLYLWYVLLSTEFISVLLAFAVLLSVLFLLIISTFRLQCTAGLSISLLSIGVLIAAFPFL encoded by the coding sequence TTGCCGAATGAAACGGATTTCACTGCATTTAAGGGAGCGGGAATGTATGGATTGAATTTTGCTTTCTTCGAGGACTTCCAGCACCACGGGGAGAATATGCTGTATTTAGTTCAGCATCTCGGTTCGCTGAATTTAGTGGAAAAAGATGATGGCCACCACGTTTATTTTAATATTTTTGGGAATAAGATGATTACTTTTTCGGAAGCATTCGTCAAGCCTCTGATGATCTTTACTACTGTTTGCTGGTTATGTACTTTCGTTGTCGGATATAAAAGAAAGCATCTAACGATTACGGGGACGGCTGCCGGATGTTTGCTCTGCTTCATTCCTTTATTATTAAGGTATGGATTAGGCGATCTATCCAAGACGGTCATCCCCAATATCTTTACGGAAAATAAGCGGATGAACCAACAGATTGGAACGATACCTCGGCTGTTTTTCATTGTCTATTCCATGATAGCCTGGATCTATCAATGGCTAGTCCAAGAAAATAATCCATATAACTTAACAATGGGGGCATGGATCAGTTGGGTCATTCTATTAATAATTGCCAGCTTTCAGCATCCAGGCTCCAGCTACATTTTTGCATGGCCGCTGTTATTAGGATTACTTGGGCTGAATGCTTTAATGTTTATAAACGATGCAGTCTCTTGGAAGAGCTGCTTCATCACGATGGTTCCGGCGGCATCTGTCATTCTCATCACAGGGCCGGTCTTATATCTTTGGTATGTGTTATTGTCGACTGAATTTATCAGTGTTTTATTAGCATTTGCGGTATTATTAAGTGTTTTGTTCCTGTTGATTATTAGCACATTCCGTTTACAATGCACTGCCGGGTTATCCATTAGTTTATTGAGCATTGGGGTCTTAATTGCCGCGTTTCCCTTCCTGTAA
- a CDS encoding VOC family protein codes for MILGMHPYLVLNGNGQEAIQFYQNALDAKVLSLKTFGDMPERPDAPLSSEAKDRVLNAHLKVGSTDIMLSDTFPGTPYQLGSQVTLAITISHTEKAKEVFGKLQEGGQVNMPLQKTFWSPLYGQVTDKFGITWQVSTQSADSES; via the coding sequence ATGATTCTAGGAATGCATCCATATCTCGTCTTAAACGGAAATGGACAGGAAGCGATCCAATTCTATCAAAATGCGTTAGATGCGAAAGTATTAAGCCTGAAAACCTTTGGAGATATGCCAGAAAGACCGGATGCTCCCCTATCCTCTGAAGCGAAAGACCGTGTGCTCAATGCTCATCTGAAAGTCGGCAGCACGGATATTATGCTGTCTGATACTTTTCCAGGAACACCTTATCAATTAGGTTCGCAAGTGACCTTGGCTATCACCATCAGCCATACTGAGAAAGCAAAAGAAGTATTTGGCAAGCTGCAGGAAGGCGGACAGGTGAACATGCCTCTTCAAAAAACTTTCTGGTCCCCTCTATATGGACAAGTAACGGATAAATTCGGCATTACTTGGCAAGTCTCCACACAATCCGCAGACAGCGAATCATAA
- a CDS encoding GNAT family N-acetyltransferase: MKIRKLALDEQPPMDLLLSADPSRTLVEEYVLRGQCFVAYLNKEIIGVYVLLLTRPETVELVNIAVAENHRGKGFGKQLIHHAIEQAKRLGCKTIEVGTGNSSIGQLALYQKCGFRITGIDKDFFLRHYSEEIFENGIQAVDMVRLSQDV, from the coding sequence ATGAAGATACGCAAGCTCGCCTTAGATGAGCAGCCCCCTATGGACTTGCTTTTGTCAGCAGATCCTTCCCGGACACTTGTGGAGGAATATGTCCTCAGAGGGCAATGTTTTGTCGCCTATTTAAACAAGGAGATCATAGGTGTCTATGTTCTCCTGCTGACAAGGCCTGAAACGGTCGAGCTGGTTAATATAGCGGTAGCTGAAAACCATCGAGGCAAAGGATTCGGCAAGCAGCTGATTCATCATGCCATTGAACAGGCAAAGCGCTTAGGATGTAAAACCATTGAGGTCGGCACAGGCAACTCCAGCATTGGACAGCTGGCTCTTTATCAAAAATGCGGCTTTCGAATAACGGGCATTGATAAAGATTTCTTTCTTAGACATTATTCGGAAGAGATATTTGAAAATGGTATACAGGCCGTAGATATGGTGCGGCTGTCGCAAGATGTGTAA
- a CDS encoding DUF1259 domain-containing protein, producing the protein MSSYQTLCQQFGQILQGKPSVHNGVCSVELKRDLAVTIQGRPSRAELHSEMMFESLDRHGHALNLGETVLLEKEVPAFVHALAASGLIISALHNHWLYAKPNILYVHFQSVEPPLSFARKVAGALRTLKT; encoded by the coding sequence ATGAGCAGCTATCAAACACTTTGCCAGCAATTCGGCCAGATACTTCAAGGGAAACCATCCGTCCATAACGGCGTCTGTTCTGTCGAGCTGAAGCGTGATCTCGCCGTGACGATACAAGGACGGCCAAGCCGTGCAGAGCTTCACAGCGAAATGATGTTTGAATCGTTGGATCGTCATGGCCATGCCTTGAATCTTGGTGAAACGGTGCTTCTCGAAAAAGAGGTGCCGGCTTTTGTTCATGCGCTTGCCGCCAGCGGCCTTATCATCAGTGCGCTTCATAATCATTGGCTATACGCAAAGCCAAACATCCTCTATGTTCATTTTCAATCTGTGGAGCCGCCCTTATCGTTTGCCCGAAAAGTGGCGGGGGCTCTCCGCACATTAAAGACTTAA
- a CDS encoding aspartyl-phosphate phosphatase Spo0E family protein, with amino-acid sequence MDIQEHCSHLLHEIDLKRDFMISVGIKSGLSHEETVRYSQELDQLIVRFQKNCSCWKNFLLLG; translated from the coding sequence TTGGATATTCAAGAACATTGCAGTCACTTACTCCATGAAATAGACTTAAAACGAGATTTCATGATTTCGGTTGGCATAAAAAGCGGTTTGAGCCATGAAGAAACCGTTAGATACAGCCAAGAGTTGGACCAGCTGATTGTGCGGTTTCAAAAAAACTGCAGCTGCTGGAAAAACTTCTTATTGCTGGGGTAA
- a CDS encoding putative 2-aminoethylphosphonate ABC transporter substrate-binding protein, with translation MRKTKWISLSAVLGLSLLAGCSGEEKASGEAGNSKLAGELTVYTAIEEELIPVYLESFEEKYPDIDLNIVRDSTGVITAKLLAEGKNTPADVVWGTAASSLLALEEKEMLEGYSPKGADRVQPQFKDKNQPEKWVGNTAFMTGIAVNKAELQKKKLPMPKSYKDLLKPEYKGTLVMPHPASSGTGFLTVSAWLQMMGEEEGWEYMKELHKNIATYTHSGSKPAKLAGAGEYPIGVSLVYSAVKEQQSGAPVEVILPKEGLGWEVEANALINKEDKKDEKAAKAFLDWAISDEAMQEYFKANGFATIQHDYKNPDGFPENIEDMLIPNNDLQWAAQNRSGILSRWEKEFGQKAEPKE, from the coding sequence ATGAGGAAGACGAAATGGATTAGTTTGTCAGCTGTTTTGGGGCTATCTTTATTAGCGGGATGTTCGGGTGAAGAAAAAGCTTCGGGGGAAGCAGGGAATAGCAAACTTGCCGGGGAGCTAACGGTTTACACCGCTATTGAAGAAGAATTAATTCCTGTTTATCTTGAGTCTTTTGAGGAGAAGTATCCCGACATTGATTTGAACATTGTTCGGGACTCGACGGGCGTGATTACAGCCAAGCTATTGGCCGAGGGGAAGAATACTCCGGCAGATGTTGTTTGGGGAACGGCCGCTTCCAGCTTATTGGCTTTAGAGGAGAAAGAGATGCTTGAAGGCTATTCGCCTAAAGGAGCGGATCGTGTCCAGCCGCAATTTAAGGATAAGAATCAGCCAGAAAAATGGGTTGGCAATACCGCATTTATGACAGGCATTGCGGTTAACAAAGCAGAGCTCCAGAAGAAAAAGCTGCCTATGCCCAAGTCTTATAAAGACTTGCTGAAACCGGAATATAAAGGAACGCTCGTCATGCCTCATCCCGCTTCTTCGGGAACCGGTTTCTTAACCGTTTCGGCCTGGCTGCAAATGATGGGAGAAGAGGAAGGCTGGGAGTACATGAAAGAACTTCATAAGAATATCGCCACCTATACTCATTCGGGCTCAAAGCCTGCTAAGCTGGCTGGTGCCGGAGAATATCCAATTGGTGTGTCACTTGTCTACAGTGCCGTCAAGGAACAGCAGTCAGGTGCTCCGGTCGAGGTGATTCTGCCAAAAGAAGGATTAGGCTGGGAAGTGGAAGCCAATGCCCTAATTAATAAAGAGGACAAAAAAGATGAAAAAGCAGCAAAAGCCTTTTTAGACTGGGCGATATCCGATGAAGCAATGCAAGAATATTTTAAAGCAAATGGTTTTGCAACGATTCAGCATGATTATAAAAATCCCGATGGGTTTCCTGAAAACATAGAGGACATGCTTATACCAAACAATGATCTTCAATGGGCGGCCCAGAATAGAAGTGGAATTTTAAGCAGATGGGAAAAGGAATTTGGACAAAAAGCTGAGCCGAAGGAATAA
- a CDS encoding ATP-binding cassette domain-containing protein: MNEYLTIEQISKGFGNMTVLNQLTFSVNKGEFVCLLGPSGCGKTTLLRIIAGLEEPSEGRILINERDVTNIPPAKRNFGIVFQSYALFPNLTAIKNIQFGLKTRKLKKKEIDEKAIAALQMVGLEELKDRYPSQLSGGQQQRVALARALALSPDFLLLDEPLSALDAKVREKLRFEIRQLQEKLGITTIMVTHDQEEALTMADKIIVMNKGEIMQIGSPQEVYQLPANPFVADFIGAMNFIHTHPNDPKGRMLAIRPEQIHVSDSGIPAVLEKLEFRGPVYRGLFTIDDPQTTLNNKQVLVDLPAAVVHQNKITAGHKMKLSLGEKQMLAYSEKVGG, from the coding sequence GTGAATGAATACTTGACGATTGAACAGATTAGCAAAGGATTTGGAAATATGACGGTGCTAAACCAATTAACGTTTTCCGTTAATAAAGGGGAATTTGTCTGTTTGCTCGGTCCCAGCGGCTGTGGAAAAACGACGCTTTTGCGGATTATTGCGGGTTTGGAAGAACCTTCAGAAGGACGGATTCTCATAAATGAAAGAGATGTGACAAACATCCCGCCAGCAAAGCGGAATTTCGGAATTGTATTTCAATCTTATGCGCTTTTTCCGAACCTGACAGCGATAAAAAATATCCAATTTGGTTTAAAAACCAGAAAATTAAAGAAGAAGGAGATAGATGAAAAAGCGATCGCTGCTCTGCAAATGGTTGGCTTAGAAGAGTTGAAAGACCGCTATCCATCTCAGTTATCCGGCGGGCAGCAGCAGAGAGTTGCCTTAGCTAGAGCTCTTGCTTTATCTCCGGACTTTTTATTATTAGATGAGCCTCTATCGGCTTTGGACGCTAAGGTGAGAGAAAAGCTTCGTTTTGAAATTCGACAGCTTCAGGAAAAATTAGGGATTACTACGATTATGGTGACCCATGATCAAGAAGAGGCGTTAACCATGGCGGATAAGATCATAGTGATGAACAAAGGGGAGATTATGCAAATTGGATCACCGCAAGAGGTGTACCAATTGCCTGCTAATCCATTTGTGGCGGATTTTATCGGAGCCATGAATTTTATTCATACGCACCCGAATGATCCGAAAGGTCGGATGTTAGCGATTCGGCCGGAGCAAATTCATGTGTCTGATTCAGGAATACCAGCTGTATTAGAGAAATTGGAATTTAGAGGCCCTGTTTACCGGGGGCTGTTTACAATTGATGATCCTCAGACCACATTGAATAATAAGCAGGTTTTAGTGGATTTGCCTGCTGCTGTCGTTCATCAGAATAAGATAACTGCCGGGCACAAAATGAAGCTGTCTTTAGGAGAAAAGCAAATGCTGGCATACAGTGAAAAGGTGGGCGGATAA
- a CDS encoding putative 2-aminoethylphosphonate ABC transporter permease subunit: MEWLVKGSPFVTNKKVRQKASVSGWLQRLLLVMMVTAFLILLILPLYQLFVQAFYSEEGAFIGFSNFKEYFSSPALVQSLTNTIFVSSMTTIITITLAFVYAFALVRSSIHGKLLFKSAAMLPLFAPTMMHGIALMYLFGNQGLLTNGFFGLFPGLQIEFYGPVGIIMAEVIYTFPQAVLILMVAFQNTDYQMYEAADTLGASKLRKLLVITFPSVKYGLVSSAFVVFTLSFTDFGAPKIVGGQYNVLATDVYKQVIGQQNMAMGATVGILLMLPAILAFVVDRLTQQKHTASISARSKPIQLKPNRLRDALLFIYCSVITAVILLMLLAVFIAAFTKVWPYDLSFTAEHLQFNSYTGDGMSAFKNSIIVAVLTAIVGTVLTFTFAYAIEKVRRMQTLRKAGYFLSMLPLAVPGIVIGLGYIFFFNQAELKLFFWEFDNPFHFLYGSITILIMANIIHFYSVAFVTATTALKKLDREYESVSESMGIPFYRTFFQVTVPMCAPAIMEIMVYFFVNSMVTVSAVMFLYSPDFKLAAISIVNMEDAGNLAVAAAMSSFILLTNIVVRILYESSSKWIQRKCNQWQIR, from the coding sequence ATGGAATGGCTTGTTAAAGGTTCTCCTTTTGTTACCAATAAAAAAGTGAGACAGAAAGCAAGTGTAAGCGGATGGCTTCAACGTTTATTGCTCGTTATGATGGTCACGGCCTTCCTTATTTTGCTGATTCTACCGCTGTATCAGTTGTTTGTTCAAGCTTTTTACAGTGAAGAAGGCGCTTTTATTGGGTTTTCCAATTTCAAGGAATATTTTTCTTCTCCTGCTTTAGTCCAATCTTTAACAAATACTATTTTTGTATCTAGCATGACGACCATTATTACCATTACATTGGCATTTGTTTATGCGTTTGCACTCGTTCGGTCTTCCATACACGGGAAACTCCTTTTTAAATCAGCAGCTATGCTGCCGCTGTTTGCTCCTACAATGATGCATGGGATTGCCCTAATGTACCTTTTTGGAAATCAGGGACTATTGACGAATGGCTTTTTCGGCTTGTTTCCTGGTCTGCAAATAGAATTTTATGGACCCGTCGGCATCATTATGGCGGAAGTGATTTATACATTTCCGCAAGCTGTGCTTATTTTAATGGTGGCTTTTCAAAACACAGATTATCAAATGTATGAAGCGGCTGACACGTTAGGAGCCAGCAAATTAAGAAAGCTTCTCGTGATTACTTTTCCTAGCGTTAAATATGGATTAGTCAGCTCTGCTTTTGTTGTTTTTACCTTGAGCTTTACGGACTTTGGAGCGCCCAAGATTGTGGGAGGACAATATAATGTACTGGCCACGGATGTATACAAGCAAGTTATCGGCCAACAAAACATGGCGATGGGAGCCACTGTCGGGATTCTATTGATGCTGCCTGCGATTCTTGCCTTTGTGGTCGACCGACTGACGCAGCAAAAGCATACAGCTTCCATTTCTGCAAGGTCCAAACCCATTCAGCTCAAACCCAATCGCTTAAGGGATGCGTTACTCTTCATCTATTGTTCGGTTATCACCGCTGTAATATTGCTCATGTTATTAGCCGTATTCATTGCAGCATTTACGAAGGTTTGGCCGTATGACTTAAGCTTTACTGCTGAGCATCTGCAGTTTAATAGTTATACAGGTGACGGAATGAGCGCGTTTAAGAACAGTATCATTGTTGCGGTCCTGACAGCTATCGTTGGTACGGTTTTGACCTTTACATTCGCTTATGCAATTGAAAAGGTTCGCAGAATGCAGACGTTAAGAAAAGCAGGGTACTTTCTGTCCATGCTTCCGTTGGCGGTGCCAGGGATAGTGATCGGTCTTGGGTATATCTTCTTCTTTAATCAAGCGGAACTTAAGCTTTTTTTCTGGGAATTTGATAATCCTTTTCACTTTTTGTACGGTTCTATAACGATTTTAATTATGGCGAATATTATTCATTTCTATTCAGTAGCCTTTGTAACAGCGACGACGGCTTTAAAGAAGCTGGACCGGGAGTACGAATCTGTCTCCGAATCGATGGGAATCCCATTCTACCGCACATTTTTTCAAGTCACGGTGCCGATGTGCGCACCGGCCATTATGGAGATCATGGTGTACTTTTTCGTTAATTCAATGGTGACAGTATCTGCGGTAATGTTCTTATATTCGCCTGATTTTAAACTGGCTGCTATTTCTATAGTAAATATGGAGGATGCCGGGAATTTAGCGGTGGCGGCAGCGATGAGCTCTTTCATTCTGTTAACGAATATCGTTGTTCGAATATTGTATGAAAGCAGTTCTAAATGGATTCAAAGAAAGTGTAACCAATGGCAAATAAGATAG
- the phnX gene encoding phosphonoacetaldehyde hydrolase, with product METKIKGIIFDWAGTTIDYGCFAPVQVFIDVFGERGIELTLQEAREPMGLLKVDHIRAITKMPRIQKQWIQLHGKEPREEDIQYMYERFEEKLFAILPNFSAPVSGCVDLLQRLKRRGIKIGSTTGYTREMMNIIAPKAREQGYAPDTIVTSDEVPAGRPLPWMCYMNAMHLGIYPMSAVIKVGDTAADMKEGRNAGMWTVGVILGSSELGLTEAEVKEMGIDQLEERIAHVRERFMQAGAHFTILELGDLEKVIDVIEMEQLDTVQL from the coding sequence ATGGAAACAAAGATTAAAGGGATTATTTTCGATTGGGCAGGAACAACGATTGATTACGGATGCTTTGCCCCTGTGCAAGTATTTATAGATGTTTTTGGGGAAAGGGGAATTGAATTAACTCTGCAAGAAGCCAGGGAGCCTATGGGGCTATTAAAAGTGGATCATATACGAGCAATCACAAAAATGCCGCGGATCCAAAAGCAGTGGATTCAATTGCACGGCAAAGAACCAAGAGAGGAAGATATTCAGTACATGTATGAGCGGTTTGAAGAGAAACTGTTTGCGATTCTTCCTAACTTTTCCGCCCCGGTGTCGGGGTGTGTTGATTTGCTCCAAAGGCTGAAAAGGCGAGGAATAAAAATCGGCTCGACGACTGGCTATACCCGGGAGATGATGAATATCATTGCTCCAAAGGCTAGAGAGCAGGGATATGCTCCCGACACGATTGTTACATCCGATGAAGTGCCGGCTGGACGGCCTCTTCCCTGGATGTGCTATATGAATGCAATGCACCTTGGAATCTATCCGATGAGTGCCGTGATCAAAGTAGGCGATACAGCAGCGGATATGAAAGAAGGAAGAAATGCAGGCATGTGGACAGTTGGAGTGATATTAGGAAGCAGTGAACTCGGACTGACAGAAGCCGAAGTGAAAGAAATGGGCATTGACCAGTTGGAGGAGAGAATTGCTCATGTCCGCGAACGCTTTATGCAGGCTGGCGCCCATTTCACAATTTTAGAATTAGGAGATTTAGAAAAAGTGATTGACGTAATCGAAATGGAACAATTAGACACCGTTCAATTATAA
- the phnW gene encoding 2-aminoethylphosphonate--pyruvate transaminase, with protein MDAQHYLLLTPGPLTTTATVKQAMLYDWCTWDEDYNQLVQAVRKKLVRLAVSDAESYTAVLMQGSGTFTVEAAIGTVLGPDDQLLVCANGAYGQRIARIASILNIPFQVYDVPEYEPLNAEKLQAILEKEKGITHVAAVHCETTTGLLNPIKEIAAVAKRMGKVMIVDAMSSFGGIEIEMERWQVDFLISSANKCIQGVPGFGFVIAKRSELEKCKENARSLSLDLYDQWNTMEKHGGKWRFTSPTHAVHAFYQALLELEDEGGVLARQQRYARNQQLLVERMEELGFLPFIDRRYHSPIITSFLYPSEHFSFENFYQMLKRQGFVIYPGKVSQSATFRIGNIGDVHEKDIILLTEAIQKGVFIQ; from the coding sequence ATGGATGCCCAACATTATTTATTGCTCACTCCAGGTCCGCTTACAACAACAGCCACAGTAAAGCAGGCCATGCTGTATGACTGGTGCACTTGGGATGAGGATTATAATCAGCTGGTGCAAGCGGTAAGAAAAAAATTAGTTCGGCTGGCGGTAAGCGATGCAGAATCTTACACAGCCGTATTGATGCAAGGAAGCGGGACATTTACTGTGGAGGCAGCTATTGGCACGGTATTGGGACCTGACGATCAGTTGCTTGTGTGCGCTAATGGAGCTTATGGCCAGAGGATAGCCCGCATTGCATCTATTTTAAATATCCCGTTTCAGGTGTACGATGTGCCGGAATATGAGCCTTTAAATGCGGAAAAATTGCAAGCTATTTTGGAAAAAGAAAAAGGAATTACTCATGTAGCTGCCGTTCATTGTGAGACAACGACAGGTCTGCTTAATCCGATTAAAGAAATTGCCGCAGTTGCTAAACGAATGGGGAAGGTAATGATCGTGGATGCAATGAGCAGCTTTGGCGGAATAGAAATTGAAATGGAACGGTGGCAAGTCGACTTTCTAATTAGCAGTGCTAATAAATGCATTCAAGGTGTTCCGGGGTTCGGCTTTGTAATTGCGAAGCGCAGCGAGTTAGAGAAATGTAAAGAAAACGCTCGCTCTTTATCCCTAGATTTGTATGATCAATGGAACACAATGGAGAAACACGGCGGGAAATGGAGGTTTACTTCTCCAACCCATGCCGTTCATGCCTTTTATCAAGCTTTATTAGAGTTAGAAGACGAAGGAGGGGTCCTTGCAAGACAGCAGCGGTATGCGCGAAACCAGCAGCTTTTGGTAGAAAGGATGGAAGAGTTGGGATTTTTGCCGTTCATCGACCGCCGCTACCATTCGCCGATTATCACATCATTTCTATACCCGTCTGAGCACTTTTCTTTTGAAAATTTTTATCAAATGCTTAAACGGCAAGGATTTGTGATTTATCCAGGAAAAGTATCTCAATCGGCTACCTTTCGAATTGGAAATATAGGTGACGTTCACGAGAAGGATATCATCTTACTTACTGAGGCAATTCAAAAAGGAGTGTTCATTCAATGA
- a CDS encoding saccharopine dehydrogenase family protein has product MKIFCLGGAGKICREAIFDLVKHSSFQQITVADFNEEAGREVVAWLDDPRVDFIKVDVTNTDETVEKMKGYDIVLDGTTIKLNGQSSKCISRAGCHGVNLNGFGEENQWHDEFVARGKTMLPGFGMTPGVTQMMAMHAANQMEVVESVRVSHGSFRPIAFSASITETTAYEYDPALSTRVVYEKGEMKQVPPFSRPRKIRLPEPYGETIQYIIPHAETLTLARALRKKGVQLIETRGTWPAPNMRLVRALYEYGILKNTPITVNEQEIGIMDCISQYLLQSKEGQSTELYGYSLHVEVVGWKEGRKIQHTLYHTHPASDGSVPGWEKLRAYTRNVAIPFAIAAGLIAGGYAAKTGVVTPEEAFLNPSLIFEELKKRDIYIHEEIEVLNEAAPLIN; this is encoded by the coding sequence ATGAAAATATTCTGTTTAGGCGGAGCAGGCAAGATTTGTCGGGAAGCAATTTTTGATTTAGTAAAGCATTCTTCATTTCAACAGATTACCGTCGCTGACTTTAATGAAGAAGCAGGCAGAGAAGTGGTGGCATGGCTCGATGACCCGCGTGTGGACTTTATCAAAGTCGATGTAACCAATACCGATGAAACGGTCGAAAAGATGAAGGGGTATGACATTGTCTTAGATGGAACGACGATTAAATTAAATGGACAGTCTAGTAAATGCATTTCGAGAGCAGGCTGCCATGGAGTGAACTTAAATGGCTTTGGAGAAGAAAATCAATGGCATGATGAATTTGTGGCTCGGGGAAAAACGATGCTGCCCGGGTTTGGAATGACTCCCGGTGTAACACAAATGATGGCGATGCATGCAGCCAACCAAATGGAGGTTGTTGAAAGCGTCAGAGTGAGTCACGGATCTTTTCGTCCCATAGCTTTTTCAGCGTCGATTACTGAAACAACTGCTTACGAGTACGACCCTGCACTTTCAACAAGAGTGGTCTATGAAAAGGGAGAAATGAAACAAGTGCCTCCGTTTTCCCGCCCAAGAAAGATCCGCTTGCCAGAGCCGTACGGGGAAACAATTCAATACATCATTCCTCATGCTGAAACATTGACCCTTGCTCGTGCATTGAGAAAGAAAGGCGTCCAATTAATAGAAACACGGGGAACATGGCCAGCACCTAATATGCGTTTAGTGCGAGCGTTATATGAATACGGTATTTTGAAGAATACGCCGATTACTGTGAATGAGCAAGAAATAGGCATAATGGATTGTATCTCCCAGTATTTATTGCAGTCGAAAGAAGGGCAATCAACTGAGCTATATGGTTATTCTCTTCATGTTGAAGTAGTGGGTTGGAAAGAAGGAAGAAAAATTCAGCATACTTTATACCATACACATCCAGCATCAGATGGTTCAGTTCCCGGATGGGAAAAGCTGCGAGCTTATACAAGAAATGTGGCTATTCCGTTTGCGATTGCGGCCGGCTTAATTGCTGGGGGATATGCGGCAAAAACTGGAGTTGTGACACCGGAAGAAGCCTTTTTAAATCCTTCTTTAATCTTTGAAGAACTGAAAAAACGGGACATCTATATTCATGAAGAAATTGAAGTGCTGAATGAGGCAGCGCCTCTCATCAATTAA